ACGTTTGTTTGAAGACAGTGTCTCGACTGCATTCATTGGAAGAACTGATTACACACCTCCTGAATATGTAATCTCAGGTACACTTCTTTCTGCAAACttgaaaattttaatggttCGATGACAGTTTTGTAACGTTATGTTTTTAGGTCATTTGGGGATGAAGAGCGATGTTTATACACTTGGTGTGATCTTGATTGAGCTTTTAACTGGTCTGAAAGCTTTCCGTAGAGGAGTGAGAGACATAAAAAGTGCCATCTCGGCTAAACCTTTCTTGTCCGATAAGAATAAAATCCTGAGTATAATCGATCCGAGACTTGGAAACGACTATCCTGTCAATGCGGTGATACAAATGGGAAAACTCATCAAAAGATGCATCAAGTTGGACACGAAGAAGCGACCAACGATGCAACAAGTTTTGGATGGTTTGAATGATATTGCAGAGAATAAGAATCAATGAGAAAGAGTTGAAAAATGTTCGAAGTTAATTTGTAATAATCATTTTCATTGTCATCAATACATTATCCTCGCTTGACAAGTTAGACATCTGCAAGATGTAATGTGAGATAAGaactgaaatatataatctGACATTGTAGATTatgacaaagagagaaaaacaaaacagcTACGAGACTCTGAAAAGGTTAAAGACTCTTAGATGTTTTGCTGGGACATAAAATAAGCCATGTAAGACATTAATATGACCAAGATAGCAACGACAGGTTGCTTGAACCGATCTTGATCCAAAAAAACTGAACCGATCTTGATCCAAAAAAGTAGTatcaaacccgaaccgaaaattaattaaatattcaagttatttaaaattttgatatttagagaACTAAAACCAAATCTGATCCgaacaaaattattttggatacacgaatgtatccgaaatagacttatatacttatatattaatcatttttggatttaatgtatataaaatcatccagaatatatatggtacttttaaattgatttaaatacttgaatatatatatatataaatagtcaaaagtaaatatctaaaatagttaaagtatatccATAAcgccaaaaatacttaaaataattgtaaattatctatccaaatatttaaatcaaaccaatttatatgttaagtttatgtattttgatatatgttattcaaatatatattaatatattattttttatagattttgtgaatttaaagtatataatgaatttaaattttttaaaaataatctatgaGTTATCCCAACCCGAACCAAaaccgcaaagatctgaatcgaatttgaaagaaaaattatattatccGAATGAAACTGAAATATCTGACCCCAAAAACCTGAAATCCAAATAGACCTGAACCAAACCAGAATGAGTATCCGAACGCCACTCCTACTCAAAACCTTAGTAACATAAACACTCACAagtaattaatcatattttatatgtaccatcgtataagtaatcatataattaatattattttatacgtAACATTACATAAagaatcacatatattatattttaaaaatttaatctgAATATAATAACCATTATTTAAGCTGGTATAAAAAATTGGACTTTGTATTGTGttgttcttatatatattgaaaatactttttgataatggttattagaaaatatttaagtaaaaataaaatatttaagtaaaaataaattttgaatatatgtatatttttgaattaatttttgatataaataaactttagattattattttgatttgaaatattataaagatgtttttagataattagattagctcatttttgtatattttaaagctGGCCCTAATAAATAGTTTCTCAAAATATAAtggatttctattttttaataatataaattagtttttcttaatataatgcTATGCATGTTTTTAAAcaacattatttttattgttattcatgtttccaaacaaacttcttttttttaattgttattcatgtttccaaacaatccttttttttaatgtgCTATCCAAGTTTCTaaataaacctattttttaaaCTACTATTCATGCTTCCAAAcaaatctattatttttaaattcgaaTTCTTCAGGTTTTAAATATTGGTAATatgctatccatgtttccaaacaaacttatttttaaactattatcTATGCTTCTAAACAAACCTCTTATTTTAAATTCGGATTCTTtaggttttaaatatttagatgcaataagtgttttttttttcgaattcGGGTTAGTTTTTTCGGGTTTGGATCGTTTCAGATCTATAAttaaattacttataaaatattggTAATTTTTAGATCCCCCTATTAGATCCAGGTCAAGTTCAAATATTTAGCATCTAAAAAGGAAAATACCCAAACTCCATCAAATGTTGTCaaaatctatcatatatatccaaaaaattacaaaatagtctgaaataaactattaataattaaaataaaatattttcaaactttaaattttacatagaaaaattcatattacttaaaattctacaaaaataataacattgttaacaaaaagacatttcaattaaattataaaacaaagtatataaaatcatagttttgaatatacatatttttagttGGTTTTTATCGGGTCGGTTCTATTCGAGTCAGTTATTTTCAAGTTTGGATCCTTTCGGATTAGTTCTTTTTGGTTCCGGCTTTTTTTCGGTAGAAGAATTTTGGACacaataaatacttataaatttttgattcGATTTCAGGTGAGATATATTTggatagggtttgggttttctGATCCGGATAAAATATAGAAGGCATGTTTTTGATTTATCATCATTCCATATTTTTTTAGAATGGATAAAACTCGTATGTACTTATATAATACACTATCCTAGTGATTGCAAATAATAAACATAAGATTTTTTCATAAAAGGAAATAAGTGGTTAATTATCTACTCTCTTTTTTTGGCGCCAAGTTACTATTTTAGAATGGATAAAACTTGTATGCACTTTATAGTACACCATCCTAATGATCGCTTGAAATGGCAATCCTCGTAAGTCGTAATCAAACCCTAACTTGAGGATTCTCGACGCTCTCTCCTCACCCTCTTACGCCTCTCTCCATTTTTCTTATCTCTCTTCAGATCTCGCTAAGTCGCACCTCAATCCCATATACTTGTACTTTCACTCCTTGTGCGATATTTTTTTGTGCTCAGATGGGTAATGCCAATGCCACGTCATCTTCGGCGAGATCTAACGGCGGCGACAGTCATCATCAACGTCCTTCTTCAGACTCTGTGAACAGTTCTCCTTCTCCTTACTTGTTCACCCCTCAGGTTTCCATCTCTTTCTTGAGCTACATTATCTGTTTGTTTGATTTTGGATTTATCTGATTGAAACATTTGTGTCTTTGATTTTGCATTCAGATGGGGAAGGCGGACTCTGACTCTGACTCTGACTCTGGCTTCAACGTATATGCGTATCCTTCCTTCAACAGTCGGCCTCGTTCTCCCGGAAGCCCCGCTCGTTCTACTTACTTGTTCACCCCTCAGGTTACTTATGCAAAGCtttgaactttttttctttttttgatgtTCCCATTGAAAAATTGTTGAACTTTCTTTGATTTTGGTTTCAGATAGAGAATGAGAATACTAAAGAAGACAACCCCTCTGGAGTTGACGCATATACCACATCATCCACGGCAAGACCTGACGGCGCTGAAGAGCTCTCTAAAGAAGCGGTGAGCTTGTTTattcatcttcattttcatGGTCTGAAATTTATTATGTGTGTTTTTATCTTGTAGGAGTTTCATACAAATGTACACAACTTGCGCAAGATGGCTCAAGGTAttaaagtttgaatctttttatGAATGAATGAATACATTTTTCTAATAGTTTCTTTTATGTGCCCAGAGCTCTTGGAGAAAGGCTACAATGAGAAAGGATTCCACGTTACCACGATGCTGAAGTACTTTGAGAAGGATTCCAAGTCTAAGGATCCTCAAGATGTGCCATATTGTAATTGGCTAGTGGTATTTATTATGTTATCCTTTTATGTGGTTATGAGACCtaaatttctttctttctttctttcttttgtcaGCTAAGTTTCATTGTTTTGTATTTCTTTGAAGGGAATGGATTCAGTGGTAACCAATATGGGAAGTCCTTATTGTTACTGGGACCTCTCTACTCGTATTAACTACATGAACTTACCTTTGTGCGAGGACGTCTTTCTAGTAAAGAAGATGAAGTTACTTGGAGTAAACATCATGCTTGACAATAAACCAAAGGTGACAAAGAAGAGACATATAACATTTATGTATGCTTTACACTTTATACCTACACTAATCTAAATGCATAAACACAGGTTTCTGGAGACATCAGTTTCGGCTTTGATCATGTCAAATTGGTAGCCGGTGTTGGATGGCGAGACAATCTGGAGTCAAATGTAGAAACAAGATTACTATTCATCTCACTATCATAATTTGCAAACAATTTAAAGTCTGCTTCTTTTCTCTTGTCAAACTTGCAGATAGAATTGCTTGTCTTTTGGAAGCATATAGCTCTGAAATTGAGAACATCTGGTTTTTACAGAGATGCCTGTTATCTAGAGAGATCGGATATAGCAGTTGCATTGATTGAGTCTCCGATGAAAGTAGCGGCTGAAGTCTCATATGATTTCACGACTGAAAGATTATTTAGCTATTGCATAGGAGGTGCTTTTCAAACCAATGACTTCCTGGCTTCAGTCACATAGTAAGTACTCACACTTTTGCATTGTTCAGTTGGTGTAAAATAATCACTAACTTATTCCTCATTTTGCATTCTTCAGTTGGAGAGATTCATTGATTGGATCATGTGTGAAGAAGTTTGCCCAATTTGATATGGGGATTGAGATAGTTAAACCGATCTTCTCACAACGATGCACAATGACATTTGGTATTTGCAAGAGCAAGGCTAAGGAGTTATACAGGATGAAGATCAACAACTTTGGAGTTCTCAACGGGAGCATTGAGAGAAATTTTTGGCCCAAAGCTCTTGTTTCTGTTTCCGGCCAAGTGGATTTGAAGAATATGGGCTAGTCTCCCAGGTTTGGGTTAAAAGTGCTCTTTAATCCACCATCATTGGTTGAGACGTATGATATTGGGAAAGAAGGATGGGATCAGTCTTGAGACTGTTAACATGATTGGGGAAGAAGGATGGGAAAAGTTACATGATGATTATCACGTCAGAGCTTTTCTTTATTGGTTTGGTAGTTTATGTCTATGGTTTGGGttaatatttatggtttatTAAACATTATGGAAGGCGGTTTAAAAGTTTATgtatttggtttggtttaatattTCCGGTTTAGTAAACACTAAGTAAGGCTTTTGGCCACGTCAAGaagaatcaatcaaacaaatattatcttatatatccCTTACTTTCTCTCATCTTTCATGTTGGTATCAAAGCGAGGAATCCTCTCGACCTAGATTATCAGCGTTGAAACCGGAAGCTATGGCACATCTGAGTCAAGAACCATATGAAGCTCTCCCCATGGTGAGTACAGAACAAAAATCATACACAGTCTGAACGGTTGCTCCAAAGGCGATGCCAAATCAAGATTTTGTGTATGGAAGACAAAGACAAAGACAAGCTTCATACAAGTCACCTGAACTTTTTGCTGCAGCAGAGGGATCAATCTACTGCTGCTGAAACTCATActgcagaagaaaaaaaaaagaagtcttGGGGGACCACAAGAGAACAATAGCATAAATGTTGAGGTAAGAACTTGCTGGCCTTAGTGATGCACTGCTTGGGAGTTATAGACCAATTGTAGAGCATATTTCTGTAGATCGGATTGAACTTGTATACAATTTGCTGAACTCAGTCTATTCGGCTCATAAAGcaaatattatgaaaaactTTGCATCCAGTGATCACATACTCATGAGGCTGCTTCTTTGGGGAACTATTCCAGATTTGACATTCTCAGGACTTGGCGTTAAAGAAGATTGTACAAGTTCCACCCAGGATGTTGAGTTAGAAGCAGCTTCAGAAAGAGAAATTTCGTATTTCAAATGCTATTAGAAGACATTTACAGAAAGAGTAAAACACGGTTATATGGTACTTCTAATGGTTGCTAGAGCAAGTCAAAGACAGAGCTTCTTATGTTACTACATACAAAGACACTTGCAGGATCCGACAAACAAGCTGATGTATTACACATGAGACGACTAACCATATTGCTTATCATGTTTTGGCATCGTTGGAAGAACAAAGAGAAGATTATGCAAAGCTGTTTTCGTGCTCATAATGTTGAGTTCACTGAGTCCTCAATCAAGTAAGTTTACCCAGAATCCTCTAGAACAGTTTATGAGGCCCTTATTGGCGAGTATTGAGATCTTCAACCTTGAGGACAATGATGTGTGGTGAAGAGGGGGGAGTATTCTTGTCACAGGATTATCACGCAGAGCTTTCTTTATTGGTTTAGTTGGATATTTCCGGTTTAGTAAACACTATGTAAGGCTTTTGGCCACGTCAAAaagaatcaatcaaacaaatatTATCTTCTATCCCTTACTTTCTCTCTAAGTTTCATCATTTTTCATCCTTGGGACTAACCTATCTCTCTAAGTTTCATCTTTGTTCCACCTCAGTTATCTATTCCTTCTGTTTATGACGATTGTTTACGAGGATCATATCACGGGTCACCTCCTCACTTCCTCATCTGTGATGTAATTTTCTGAACGGACTAACGTGACCAGTTATCTTacatacaaattaaaaacttGAATCTCCAAAATTTTGGAATTGATTATAAAATGATGGTCAGGGAATCaaactaacaatttttttaaagctCGTAAATCGGTTAAACAAAATCCTAATAACTACTGTTtcaaatataactttttttgccacaaaagtatttaaaattattgtttcaAATATAATTggttaactaatatattttcgacTTCGATAcacaataaatttataatatgaaatatgaaataataaaatagagaatctcCCTCAAttactttttcaatttttactatttggatacagtttaataatttatttagttatatttcCTCCGTTTCACAAAGAGTATCACTTAGACACttatcacaatattaaaaaaactgattgaaatgcatttatgtttttatcaacATCATCTATATAACCAATAGCATTTtggataaataatattatttataaaatcaatgtattttacaattaatattgtgctgaaaataaatataaattgcaTTGGAATTGTAAAACGACACTTTTAcgcaacaagaaaaaaatgttaaagtgacacttaatatgaaacatatagagtattatagaaaaaaattgtttagaaattttcatgttgtgttcaaaaataatatactttaacaaCTATGATATCTTTGGTAAAATTtggaatattatcatttgaGTTTGAagtatgtattttaaaaattgtatatttggTCAAGAGAAgtttaaaaatcacaaaaatattttttagctTGGAAAATTATatgacttttgatttttttctgttCTAAACTAATGCataatgttatttaaaaagctgattttttgttatttttatctttttctcagcatactttttataattaaaaataagtattatattttgtagtttaGTCAAAATTAAAATGGATTTCTCATTAGTATCTTTGACGGCAcataaaaatttcaaagttttcaaatactccctccgtttcgaattacttgtcgttttagagtagaattttcgtttcaaaattaagttgttttttagttttgaatgcaaaatttattgacaatattctctattctatttttctattggttgatatatggttagatgtattgataatagtttttattttgaatatatataaaattaaatattttcttaatattttcttaatcagTGTGTATAAATCTAGAacgacaagtaatatgaaatggagggagtaacatattttgtaaaaccaCTTCAAAAAAGGTtagttatatactattatattctGTATACAATCATtgtcatataatatattttgtgattttaaaataaactagatcatgacccgctcgaccgagcggaagtcaatttttttttatctttgtttatactaaatgttatacatgattgcaatgtgtattaatataaaattttgataaataacaatgtgtactaatgtgtttaaataagcaatgtgtttaattactaaatttgatttttaaattttatgataacgtaaagtagatttttatatattatttaaaacacatagtgctatatattttgtatcttcaacatttatcatacaaaacttacattgttgtattatttatatgaaaatatgtttaacataatatatttatatattatataaacatatctacgatttttGCAAAGGCCATGCGCATCCGTacgagttttatttttaaaatatattctatattgtttagttttatgtagaatcgagtttgtataattcaattttgtgtttaaagaacaatatcaatattgtctttcgtatgtaaaaataacactttgcaagcgcgagttgtgtctttttattgtaacacaaaatttgatataaaacttatgttttttgtacattaagaagtttaattttttaaaataattattacataatttcaaagtgaattttatctctgaggtctaatatattttgtgtgtaatggttcaaagcattttcgatatatattatatatcagtttggtttgtttttagtattattgtataagtataatactacacgatattactttattttgtaCAATATATAAAggtatgtgttatttgttttagaaagtagattaggcccaacctAGTTAAAAAATAgtcatatatttatgtatgtgtctatgacttatctacctaatgtttcGTACTAATAAAttcaatatggccaatgaaagtatactgatcaatttaaaatgaattgtatagggtaattctagtacgattaatatttttaatattcttagtatctatcttatttaaatcgacatgtaataaatatgaaaatcatatatggaatatggacaaacagaggaattatatttaagaaaatacatcaatgcaaaatTAGACTAtagtacgtattatatataaggaatgagacatttaatttaaatatatgagattTACCTTTAAAAttcacctagaagaagttgtaatgtttctgatttaataagatagataagaaaataatagaGAAATTCAAAAgcgtttttttttgtgaaaaaaaaaattattatttaccaCCAACACGAAGccatgagaaaaaaaaactgttcaGGCCTCAGGTACTTTGAAAATTGTATACGGGCTGGATAAACAAAAGCcctgtttaccaaaaaaaaaaaaaaaaaaaaaaaaaaaaaaaaaaaaaacaaaagcccTGCTATTCACTAAAAATTATACATGGGCTGAATAAACAAAATCCCACTGAAATGTTAGACTTTTAACCAtcgtgtctctctctctcctagCCGCAATACCACAACCCTAGTCCAAGCATCGATTCTGTACGCATTCGAGATTGATCTGTTCGCTGAAGATGATTGAATTTGCTGGCTTATGCATTGGCGTTGGCATCCTAATAGAGGTTTACAACAGAACCGATCCGAAGTTAGTCGAATCaatttctgttttatttaaagagaaaaaaaaagatttctttttGATCCGATTTTTTATTCCTTTGGCACAGGAGGAAAGCTGAGAATCTAGCCAGTATTACCCAAATAGACGAGCTCAAAGGATTGGGTAGGGTTTTTACGATTACTGTATGTACTGTTGGCGTGTGTGATTATAGTTTCCgatggaatttttttttcagtggaTCTTCTGGAAAAGGAGCCATTAAGCAACCCTGTTGTTGCTATATTTGGAACAGTTGGATCAAACTCAGCCGTAGAAACCACCCGTAGTGGCactttgtgtgttttttctGAGGAAACGGTAAGATATTCTCcctgttttccttttttttttttttaaccattcTCCTTGTTTTCCTTATCCATCTGTTTGTGtcgattattattttatttttttttgagattaaataataataatgctaGCGTGGTTTCTGTTGGAACGTAGGAGATTAAATGTGTTTCTTCAGtcttaaaaaaatcttttcttttttgtttttttttggtgttgcTTCAGGCCACAGTTTGTTATAAGCGGGATAAGAATAAGAATTGTAATACTTATTCAAACAGAGAGGAATCTAAAGAGGTTATGCTGTACCGTAAGGTGGTTCCTTGGTATTTGGTAAGATCTTATCACAATTCTTCTCAATGCCTCAAAGCCTTAGCCAGAGAGAGAGTAATttatcttctattttttttgttcgtaTTAGGATGACGGGACCGGTCGGGTTTATGTAACGGGAGCACAATTTGCCAAAGGATTTTATGCTACCCTAAATGGATATATCTTCCCTGAACCGGTGATGGAACACTTCGAAAGGTTTTTTTCTTCCAAGGACGTCCAGGTACTTACTTaggtaaataaatattattttatttttcagttttctcCTAACGGTGTTGTTGTCTTGTTACTTTAGTTTGTCCCAAACCGCTGTCGTGAGCATGTCCTTGAGATTGGTAAGCCTTTGACGATTATTGGTAAGGTAAGTCAAACCCTGTTATTTGTTTGTTTCACTTTCGTGATTTCACTTAGGAGCTAGTTGAATATGATATTTTACAATTCATGTTGTCTACTCTAGGCTGAGAGAGACAAAAATGGGGCTCCCACCATCGGACGTGTCTATCAGGTCTTTAATGGACGTAGTATAAACAAAATTGATGAATTGGCTTCTGATTTTAATTCAGTTTCAGAGTAAGAAACATTTGATGTGACTTCATTTGTGAGATTAGATAACCTCATATTTTTTCCTCTTGATAGaatacttttcttttgtttcatttttgcAGCGGTTGTGAGATGTTGAGCTTGTTGTTAGCAGGTATCGGTGTGTCTATTATAGCTGTCAGCTTACTTACTGCATAATCATCTAGTGTTCTCcaactgagaaaaaaaaaagagactgcGACGACTAAGCTTATAACACTTGTTACTTTCGCGATGTTTTGGTGTGTGTCTGTTTATCATATACTCACTGATATTATATGTTAATAAtggttatggattttacaaatcTTGGTGACAACAATTTAGGTTGGTAGATTTCGTGTTCAAAATTCTCTGCTATCTAACTACGATTAGAAAGCTCCACTTTCACCCGGTCCAGGAGATGATCGTTGGCGGTGTTAAATTGAAACGCAATACCGAATTAGGTTCAGACCTAGaattcttatgttttttttttgtcataaaaagtTTTCTTGTATTTAACTAATTAGTTAAATAGTTAAATAGCTTTTCGACTTTTCGTTCGTAAATTAAAAGCTATTACCCGCTAACCAGAGGTTTGAGAGtcattttatgtataaatattccAAACTACATTACAAATATCAGTtttgtcaagaagaaaaagtgATTGATAAACATGTTCCGTGTTCGGTTACATTTATCATATAAGATTAAGATCAATATACCCAAAAGATCCACGAATTGACCCTGAATAATTGAACATCTCGGACCCCTCCTATTTGCAGAATGGTCCTAGGACGCGTCCTGATAGTTCTCAATTCGGCCACAAACTATGCAATTTGCAAGGCTAAGTTTGCAATTTCGCCTCAAATTTTTCAAATGCGCACTTTAACCCCTGTTAAATTCAAATGAACACacaaatgcaatatatacatctAAATACATCCtataatagttaaaatatactaataacaAATGCTAAAACTCATATATCAGTGATCCTTCCTTGTATCACAAGATTCATTTGACGGTTTGACAAAGTCTTCTAGATATATTTCAGGAACTTcaatatttaacatatattagaATCATGTTGTATTGatagagagaaaaaagaaagaagagaaaatgagGAGGAAAAAAACGTGGGATATCTAGAAAATATTCTCTGAGATTTTTAGGATGGATTTAAGAAATTTCTATAATCGAATATggaattttctatatttttggatttaacTAGAATACGTATCTTACCTCATCCATAACACATTACAAAATGTGGGAAGCCTATTCTTCCTTAGGCATCACATAAAGTAAAAGGCAGAGGTACCTATGACACAAAAACTACGTAAGATACAACATatagttgaaaatatatatggCTATTTAGCTGCAGGTATACTGAAGACATGTTGTTAGATTGTAACGTCACAAATTCTAACTGAGATATAAGGAAGAAGAAAGTTTGGTTTACAGTATATACCCAAGATACAACTAAGTATAATACTTAATATCTGATTTCTAAATGAAATAGAGCACCAGAATGTGTATTCTAACCCAggttagaaaacaaaataaaatatgattcttcatttagaaaaaaatttaaacatataatttatcatacttatgtttccaatagttttcatattttcttacattttaaagttaaa
This genomic stretch from Raphanus sativus cultivar WK10039 chromosome 3, ASM80110v3, whole genome shotgun sequence harbors:
- the LOC108858727 gene encoding uncharacterized protein LOC108858727; amino-acid sequence: MGNANATSSSARSNGGDSHHQRPSSDSVNSSPSPYLFTPQMGKADSDSDSDSGFNVYAYPSFNSRPRSPGSPARSTYLFTPQIENENTKEDNPSGVDAYTTSSTARPDGAEELSKEAEFHTNVHNLRKMAQELLEKGYNEKGFHVTTMLKYFEKDSKSKDPQDVPYCNWLVGMDSVVTNMGSPYCYWDLSTRINYMNLPLCEDVFLVKKMKLLGVNIMLDNKPKVSGDISFGFDHVKLVAGVGWRDNLESNIELLVFWKHIALKLRTSGFYRDACYLERSDIAVALIESPMKVAAEVSYDFTTERLFSYCIGGAFQTNDFLASVTYWRDSLIGSCVKKFAQFDMGIEIVKPIFSQRCTMTFGICKSKAKELYRMKINNFGVLNGSIERNFWPKALVSVSGQVDLKNMG
- the LOC108859267 gene encoding E3 ubiquitin-protein ligase SP1 isoform X1, whose amino-acid sequence is MIEFAGLCIGVGILIEVYNRTDPKRKAENLASITQIDELKGLVDLLEKEPLSNPVVAIFGTVGSNSAVETTRSGTLCVFSEETATVCYKRDKNKNCNTYSNREESKEVMLYRKVVPWYLDDGTGRVYVTGAQFAKGFYATLNGYIFPEPVMEHFERFFSSKDVQFVPNRCREHVLEIGKPLTIIGKAERDKNGAPTIGRVYQVFNGRSINKIDELASDFNSVSDGCEMLSLLLAGIGVSIIAVSLLTA
- the LOC108859267 gene encoding E3 ubiquitin-protein ligase SP1 isoform X2, producing the protein MIEFAGLCIGVGILIEVYNRTDPKRKAENLASITQIDELKGLVDLLEKEPLSNPVVAIFGTVGSNSAVETTRSGTLCVFSEETATVCYKRDKNKNCNTYSNREESKEVMLYRKVVPWYLDDGTGRVYVTGAQFAKGFYATLNGYIFPEPVMEHFERFFSSKDVQFVPNRCREHVLEIGKPLTIIG